Proteins from a genomic interval of Bradyrhizobium sp. CCBAU 53340:
- a CDS encoding ABC transporter ATP-binding protein, producing the protein MSETATSIAMLEPVEDRGGVAQPLLQVNGLTKHFPVRGGLFAAKRTVRAVDNVSFSVAKGETVGIVGESGCGKSTTARLLMHLMPRDDGDIIYDGMTVGQALSLRELRRGMQMVFQDSYASLNPRLTIEESIAFGPKVHGMADSAARALARELLGKVGLVPANFANRYPHEISGGQRQRVNIARALALSPRLVILDEAVSALDKSVEAQVLNLLADLKREFGLTYLFISHDLNVVRYISDRVLVMYLGEVVELGPVDQVWDQPAHPYTRALLAAMPSSDPDSRTEKPPISGDPPNPIDPPAGCRFHTRCPFAEPLCANATPKLTALDTMGHEAACYMAIPGSGHSRAPGEETA; encoded by the coding sequence ATGAGCGAGACCGCCACTTCCATCGCCATGCTGGAGCCGGTTGAAGACCGCGGCGGCGTCGCGCAGCCGCTGCTTCAGGTCAACGGCCTGACAAAACACTTCCCCGTCCGCGGCGGGCTGTTTGCCGCCAAGCGCACCGTGCGCGCGGTGGACAATGTCTCCTTCTCCGTCGCCAAGGGCGAGACAGTCGGTATCGTCGGCGAGTCCGGCTGCGGCAAATCGACCACCGCGCGCCTCTTGATGCACCTGATGCCGCGCGATGACGGCGACATCATCTATGACGGCATGACCGTCGGGCAGGCTCTGTCGTTGCGCGAGCTGCGCCGCGGCATGCAGATGGTGTTCCAGGATTCCTATGCCTCGCTCAATCCACGCCTGACGATCGAGGAGTCGATCGCCTTCGGCCCGAAGGTCCATGGCATGGCTGATAGCGCAGCACGCGCGCTGGCCCGTGAACTGCTCGGCAAGGTCGGCTTGGTCCCTGCAAATTTCGCCAACCGCTATCCGCACGAAATCTCCGGCGGCCAGCGCCAGCGCGTCAACATCGCCCGCGCGCTCGCGCTGTCGCCGCGGCTAGTGATCCTCGATGAGGCCGTCTCGGCGCTCGACAAATCCGTCGAGGCGCAGGTGCTCAACCTGCTCGCCGACCTCAAGCGCGAGTTCGGCCTGACCTATCTCTTCATCAGTCATGACCTCAACGTCGTGCGCTACATCAGCGACCGCGTGCTGGTGATGTATCTCGGCGAGGTCGTCGAGCTCGGCCCGGTCGACCAGGTCTGGGACCAGCCCGCACATCCCTACACGCGTGCATTGTTGGCCGCGATGCCGTCCTCCGATCCTGATAGCCGCACGGAGAAGCCGCCGATCTCGGGCGATCCGCCCAATCCGATCGACCCGCCGGCGGGCTGCCGCTTCCACACCCGTTGTCCGTTTGCGGAGCCGCTCTGCGCAAATGCGACACCAAAGCTCACAGCGCTCGATACAATGGGCCACGAGGCCGCGTGCTATATGGCCATTCCGGGATCTGGCCATAGCCGCGCGCCGGGAGAGGAAACCGCATGA
- a CDS encoding ABC transporter permease: MSELPLSATTDAALQAAPATKARGYWATVGRRILRDKVSMACAIVLLLIFVSAILAPLLGLEDPYKGSMIRRLRHIGTSGYPLGTDELGRDMLARLIYGGRLSLVIGILPVILAFGIGTSLGIIAGYVGGKLNTAIMRTVDVFYAFPSVLLAIAISGALGAGILNSIVALTIVFVPQITRVAESVTTGVRNMDFVEAARASGAGPFTIMRVHILGNVLGAIFVYATSLISVSMILAAGLSFLGLGTKPPEPEWGLMLNTLRTAIYVNPWVAALPGAMIFAVSICFNLLSDGLRSAMDIRN; the protein is encoded by the coding sequence ATGAGCGAGCTCCCCTTGTCCGCCACCACCGACGCCGCGCTGCAGGCCGCGCCCGCGACCAAGGCGCGCGGTTATTGGGCGACGGTCGGCCGTCGCATCCTGCGCGACAAGGTCAGCATGGCCTGCGCCATCGTGCTGCTGCTGATCTTCGTCTCCGCCATCCTTGCGCCGTTGCTGGGTCTGGAAGATCCCTACAAGGGCTCGATGATCCGCCGCCTCCGCCACATCGGCACTTCAGGCTATCCGCTCGGCACCGACGAGCTCGGCCGCGACATGCTGGCGCGGCTGATTTACGGCGGACGGCTGTCATTGGTGATCGGCATTTTGCCCGTGATCCTCGCCTTCGGCATCGGCACCTCGCTCGGCATCATCGCCGGTTATGTCGGCGGCAAGCTCAACACCGCGATCATGCGCACGGTGGACGTGTTCTACGCCTTTCCCTCCGTGCTGCTGGCGATCGCGATCTCCGGCGCGCTCGGCGCCGGCATCCTCAACTCCATCGTGGCGCTCACCATCGTGTTCGTGCCGCAGATCACCCGTGTCGCCGAGAGCGTCACGACCGGCGTGCGCAACATGGATTTCGTCGAAGCCGCGCGCGCCTCCGGTGCCGGGCCCTTCACCATCATGCGCGTGCACATCCTCGGCAACGTGCTGGGGGCGATCTTCGTCTATGCCACCAGCCTGATCTCGGTCTCGATGATCCTGGCCGCGGGCCTCTCCTTCCTCGGCCTCGGCACAAAACCGCCGGAGCCGGAATGGGGCCTGATGCTCAACACCTTGCGCACCGCGATCTACGTCAATCCCTGGGTGGCAGCTTTGCCGGGCGCGATGATCTTCGCGGTGTCGATCTGCTTCAACCTGCTCTCGGACGGCCTGCGCAGCGCCATGGACATCAGGAACTAG
- a CDS encoding HlyD family type I secretion periplasmic adaptor subunit translates to MSTMTVGGTKPAAPKTVRESIRFHLFLGLGIVAFLAVGLGGWASTVLISGALIAPGQIVVESNVKKVQHPTGGVVGEVRARDGDVVKAGDIVVRLDDTVTRANLAIVTKNLDAAQARAARLQAEQRGLDKIEFPQALLDRRDDPDVKALLSAESKLFEVRVNGRAGQKAQLRERIQQLNEEIDGLQAQEKAKDKEIALVQQELTGVRDLYDKHLVQISRLTTLERDSARLNGERAQYIASRAQAKGKITETELQIIQVDKDMVSEVSKDLRETNDKSGELIERKVAAEDQLRRVDIRAPQDGMVLQSTVHTVGGVVTAGDTLMLIVPQTDDLQVEAKVNPVDIDKLQIGQKTLLRLSAFNQRTTPELNGVVSRVSPDVTTDQRTGQSYYTIRVSMSAEEVARLGDSKLIPGMPVEAFVQTGDRTMLSYLLKPLHDQFMRAFREK, encoded by the coding sequence ATGAGCACGATGACGGTTGGCGGGACCAAGCCCGCTGCGCCCAAGACGGTGCGGGAATCGATCCGGTTTCATCTGTTCCTTGGTCTCGGCATCGTGGCGTTCCTCGCCGTCGGTCTCGGCGGCTGGGCCTCGACCGTGCTGATCTCAGGCGCGCTGATCGCGCCGGGCCAGATCGTGGTCGAATCCAACGTCAAGAAGGTGCAACACCCGACCGGCGGCGTGGTCGGCGAGGTGCGCGCGCGTGACGGCGACGTGGTCAAGGCCGGCGACATCGTGGTGCGGCTCGACGACACCGTCACCAGGGCCAATCTCGCCATCGTCACCAAGAATCTCGACGCCGCGCAGGCGCGTGCGGCACGGCTTCAGGCCGAACAGCGCGGTCTCGACAAGATCGAATTCCCGCAAGCGCTGCTTGACCGCCGTGACGATCCCGACGTCAAGGCCCTGCTGTCAGCCGAAAGCAAGCTGTTCGAGGTCCGCGTCAACGGCCGCGCCGGCCAGAAGGCGCAGCTGCGTGAACGCATCCAGCAGCTCAATGAGGAGATCGATGGTCTCCAGGCGCAGGAGAAAGCCAAGGACAAGGAGATCGCGCTGGTGCAGCAGGAGCTCACCGGCGTGCGCGATCTCTATGACAAGCACCTGGTCCAGATCTCGCGCCTGACCACGCTCGAGCGCGACTCGGCCCGTCTCAACGGCGAGCGCGCGCAATACATCGCCTCGCGGGCGCAGGCGAAGGGCAAGATCACCGAGACCGAGCTGCAGATCATCCAGGTCGACAAGGACATGGTGAGCGAGGTCTCCAAGGATCTGCGCGAGACCAACGACAAGAGCGGCGAGCTGATCGAGCGCAAGGTCGCGGCCGAAGACCAGCTCCGCCGCGTCGACATCCGCGCGCCGCAGGACGGCATGGTGCTGCAATCGACGGTGCACACCGTCGGCGGCGTCGTCACCGCCGGCGACACCCTGATGCTGATCGTGCCGCAGACCGACGATCTCCAGGTCGAGGCCAAGGTCAATCCGGTCGATATCGACAAGCTGCAGATCGGCCAGAAGACGTTGCTGCGTCTGTCCGCCTTCAACCAGCGCACCACGCCCGAGCTCAACGGCGTGGTCAGCCGCGTCTCGCCTGACGTCACGACCGACCAGCGCACGGGCCAGAGCTACTACACGATCCGCGTCTCGATGTCGGCCGAGGAGGTCGCCCGGCTCGGCGATTCCAAGCTGATCCCCGGCATGCCGGTCGAAGCCTTCGTCCAGACCGGCGACCGCACCATGCTGTCCTACCTGTTGAAGCCGCTGCACGACCAGTTCATGCGGGCCTTCCGGGAGAAGTGA
- a CDS encoding GlsB/YeaQ/YmgE family stress response membrane protein gives MYISGQSLIIILFVGLVAGWLAGKVVRGSGFGIIGDIVIGIAGAFVASFLFPKLGIHLGLGLVSEIIYSAIGAVILLLVVRLVRGGGRL, from the coding sequence ATGTACATTTCTGGTCAAAGCCTCATCATCATCCTGTTCGTCGGCCTGGTCGCCGGCTGGCTCGCCGGCAAGGTCGTGCGGGGGAGTGGGTTCGGCATCATCGGTGACATCGTGATCGGCATCGCCGGCGCGTTTGTCGCGAGTTTCCTGTTCCCGAAGCTCGGCATCCATCTCGGCCTCGGGCTGGTCTCGGAAATCATCTATTCCGCGATCGGCGCCGTCATCCTGCTGCTGGTGGTGCGGCTGGTGCGCGGCGGTGGCCGGCTCTAG
- a CDS encoding ABC transporter permease, with protein sequence MLAYIARRIVYVIPIVISVALVCFLLVHITPGDPLVAVLPADASQELAAQLRAAYGFDRPLPVQFGLWLLRALHGDLGNSIATGRPVLAEVMRAVGNTVTLAIAAAFIGFTMGILLGLIAGYFRETWIDKLATSFAIAGVSVPHYWLGMVLVIIFSVELNWLPAVGAGPNGSNSWAWDWAHLKYLVLPAITTSVIPMGIVTRTVRALTGDILSQDFVEALRAKGLHERGVFRHVIKNAAPTALAVMGLQLGYMLGGSILIETVFSWPGSGFLLNSAIFQRDLPLLQGTILVLALFFVFLNLLVDIAQAAIDPRIKRG encoded by the coding sequence GTGCTCGCCTATATCGCCAGACGCATCGTCTATGTGATCCCGATCGTCATCAGCGTGGCGCTGGTGTGCTTTCTGCTCGTGCACATCACGCCGGGCGATCCGCTGGTCGCGGTGCTGCCGGCCGATGCCTCGCAAGAGCTCGCGGCACAGCTTCGCGCCGCCTATGGGTTCGACCGGCCGCTGCCGGTGCAATTCGGGCTCTGGCTGCTGCGTGCGCTACACGGCGATCTCGGCAATTCCATCGCGACGGGACGCCCGGTGCTCGCCGAGGTCATGCGCGCGGTCGGCAACACCGTGACGCTGGCGATTGCCGCCGCTTTTATCGGCTTCACCATGGGCATCCTGCTCGGCCTGATCGCAGGCTACTTTCGCGAGACCTGGATCGACAAGCTCGCGACGTCGTTCGCCATCGCCGGCGTCTCGGTGCCGCATTACTGGCTTGGCATGGTGCTCGTGATCATTTTCTCGGTCGAGCTGAACTGGCTGCCCGCGGTCGGCGCCGGTCCCAACGGCTCCAACTCCTGGGCCTGGGACTGGGCGCATCTGAAATATCTGGTGCTGCCGGCGATCACGACCTCGGTGATCCCGATGGGCATCGTCACCCGCACGGTGCGCGCGCTCACCGGCGACATTCTCTCGCAGGATTTCGTCGAGGCGCTGCGCGCCAAGGGCCTGCATGAGCGCGGGGTGTTCCGCCACGTCATCAAGAACGCCGCGCCGACCGCGCTCGCGGTGATGGGACTCCAGCTCGGCTACATGCTCGGCGGCTCGATCCTGATCGAGACCGTGTTCTCCTGGCCGGGCTCGGGCTTCCTGCTCAACTCGGCGATCTTCCAGCGCGACCTGCCGCTGCTGCAGGGCACGATCCTGGTGCTGGCGCTGTTCTTCGTCTTTCTCAACCTGCTGGTCGACATCGCGCAAGCCGCGATCGATCCGCGCATCAAGCGGGGCTAG
- a CDS encoding type I secretion system permease/ATPase, whose translation MAAVPGLRRSELGDALRACRTAFVGVGFMSCMINLLYLTGSIFMLEVYDRVLPSRSIPTLVGLIILASGLYMGQGVLDMIRGRILGRVGTALDEALNKRVFDTIVRLPLLVGNRNEGLQPLRDLDNVRSFLSGMGPSAFFDLPWLPLYLAICFAFHVMIGVTALVGAIILVGLTLVTEFLSRQPAKEAMGLAAQRNDLAQSSRRNAEVLVSMGMAGRLNQRWSAANEKYLAGNQRASDVAGGLGAIAKVLRMMLQSAVLAVGAYLVIHQEATAGIIIAGSILSARALAPVDLAIAHWKSFVAARQSWHRLSRLLEQMPAQATPTQLQAPTSRLSVEGVAMVAPGDQRIIVQDVTFALEAGNGLGVIGPSGSGKSSLIRALVGVWQPVRGKVRLDGAALDQWSSDVLGRHIGYLPQDVELFGGTIAQNISRFDPEATSDGIISAAKEAGVHEMIIKMREGYNTQVGEQGASLSAGQAQRVALARALYGNPFLIVLDEPNSNLDTEGDEALTRAIRTSRERGAIVIVVAHRPIGVEAVDQILVLRDGRMQAFGPKEQVLAQVLQPRVAPPAPIKVVSEGGVAKA comes from the coding sequence ATGGCAGCCGTTCCGGGCTTACGCCGTTCAGAGCTCGGTGACGCGCTGCGTGCCTGCCGCACGGCGTTCGTCGGCGTGGGCTTCATGAGCTGCATGATCAACCTGCTCTACCTGACCGGCTCGATCTTCATGCTGGAGGTCTATGACCGGGTGCTGCCGAGCCGCAGCATCCCGACCCTGGTTGGTCTGATCATCCTCGCCAGCGGCCTCTATATGGGCCAGGGCGTGCTCGACATGATCCGCGGCCGCATCCTCGGACGGGTCGGCACCGCGCTCGACGAGGCCCTCAACAAGCGCGTGTTCGACACCATCGTGCGCCTGCCGCTGCTGGTCGGCAACCGCAACGAGGGGCTGCAACCGCTGCGCGATCTCGACAATGTCCGTTCCTTCCTGAGCGGCATGGGCCCGAGTGCCTTCTTCGACCTGCCCTGGCTGCCGCTCTATCTCGCCATCTGCTTCGCCTTCCATGTCATGATCGGCGTGACCGCGCTGGTCGGCGCTATCATCCTGGTCGGGCTGACCCTGGTCACCGAATTCCTGTCCCGCCAGCCGGCGAAGGAGGCGATGGGCCTTGCCGCCCAGCGCAACGACCTCGCCCAGTCCAGCCGCCGCAACGCCGAAGTGCTGGTGTCGATGGGCATGGCCGGCCGGCTGAACCAGCGCTGGAGCGCGGCCAACGAAAAATACCTCGCCGGCAATCAGCGCGCGAGCGATGTCGCCGGCGGCCTCGGCGCAATCGCAAAAGTGCTGCGCATGATGCTGCAATCGGCGGTGCTCGCGGTCGGTGCCTATCTCGTCATCCACCAGGAGGCGACCGCCGGCATCATCATCGCCGGCTCGATCCTCTCGGCCCGCGCGTTGGCGCCGGTCGATCTTGCGATCGCGCACTGGAAATCCTTCGTGGCGGCCCGCCAGAGCTGGCATCGCCTCAGCCGCCTCTTGGAGCAGATGCCGGCGCAGGCAACGCCGACCCAGTTGCAGGCGCCCACCAGCCGGCTCTCGGTCGAAGGCGTCGCCATGGTGGCGCCGGGCGACCAGCGCATCATCGTGCAGGACGTCACCTTTGCGCTGGAAGCCGGCAACGGCCTCGGCGTGATCGGGCCGAGCGGCTCCGGCAAGTCCTCGCTGATCCGCGCGCTGGTCGGTGTCTGGCAGCCGGTTCGCGGCAAGGTCCGGCTCGACGGCGCGGCGCTCGACCAATGGTCGAGTGACGTGCTCGGCCGCCACATCGGCTATCTGCCTCAGGACGTCGAGCTGTTCGGCGGCACCATCGCGCAGAACATCAGCCGCTTCGATCCCGAGGCGACGTCCGACGGCATCATCTCCGCGGCCAAGGAGGCCGGCGTGCACGAGATGATCATCAAGATGCGCGAGGGCTACAACACGCAGGTCGGCGAGCAGGGCGCCTCGCTCTCCGCAGGCCAGGCCCAGCGCGTGGCGCTGGCGCGCGCGCTCTACGGCAATCCGTTCCTGATCGTGCTTGACGAGCCCAATTCCAATCTCGACACCGAAGGTGACGAGGCGCTGACCCGCGCCATCCGCACATCGCGTGAACGCGGCGCCATTGTCATTGTGGTGGCGCATCGCCCGATCGGCGTCGAGGCGGTCGACCAGATCCTGGTGCTGCGCGACGGCCGCATGCAGGCCTTCGGCCCGAAGGAGCAGGTGCTCGCCCAGGTGCTGCAGCCCCGCGTCGCGCCGCCGGCGCCGATCAAGGTCGTCAGCGAAGGCGGAGTGGCCAAAGCATGA
- a CDS encoding ABC transporter ATP-binding protein — MTELVEISGLNIRFTGERTVYAVNDLNLSLGDGEVLGLLGESGSGKSVTLRALMRLLPKKRTQISGKVSVMGRDVLAMNDEELSSFRGQTVSMIFQEPALALDPVYTIGAQIAESVVRHEGKSDAEGRARALEMLEVVRIPSAKRRLDAYPHEMSGGMRQRAMIALALACRPKILLADEPTTALDATVQIQILLLLRELQREFGMSVIFVTHDIGVAIEICDRVAVMYAGQIVEQGTLRDIVRSPVHPYAKGLLASTIHGARRGQRLETIPGTPPSLAEKPNCCSFAPRCKLAEPRCLEQLPPNVEVGPGRAARCVLAEAATAT, encoded by the coding sequence ATGACAGAGCTCGTCGAGATCTCAGGCCTCAACATTCGCTTCACCGGCGAGCGCACGGTCTATGCCGTGAACGATCTCAATCTCTCGCTTGGTGATGGCGAGGTGTTGGGCCTGCTCGGCGAGTCCGGTTCGGGCAAGAGCGTGACCCTGCGTGCGCTGATGCGGCTGTTGCCGAAGAAGCGCACGCAGATTTCCGGCAAGGTCAGCGTGATGGGGCGTGACGTGCTCGCCATGAACGACGAGGAGTTGTCGTCGTTCCGCGGCCAGACCGTGTCGATGATCTTTCAGGAGCCGGCGCTGGCGCTCGACCCGGTCTACACCATCGGTGCGCAGATCGCCGAGAGCGTGGTGCGCCACGAAGGCAAAAGCGACGCGGAGGGTAGGGCCCGCGCGCTCGAGATGCTGGAGGTGGTGCGCATCCCCTCGGCAAAACGGCGGCTCGATGCCTATCCGCACGAAATGTCCGGCGGCATGCGCCAGCGTGCGATGATCGCGCTCGCGCTGGCCTGCCGTCCGAAGATTCTGCTGGCGGACGAGCCGACCACGGCGCTCGACGCCACGGTGCAGATCCAGATCCTGCTGCTGCTGCGCGAATTGCAGCGCGAGTTCGGGATGTCCGTCATCTTCGTCACCCACGATATCGGCGTTGCGATCGAGATCTGCGACCGCGTCGCGGTGATGTATGCCGGCCAGATCGTGGAGCAGGGGACGCTTCGCGATATCGTCCGCTCGCCGGTCCATCCCTACGCCAAGGGTCTGCTGGCCTCGACCATCCATGGCGCCAGGCGGGGGCAGCGGCTCGAGACCATCCCCGGCACCCCGCCGTCGCTCGCCGAAAAGCCGAACTGCTGCTCCTTCGCCCCCCGCTGCAAGCTCGCCGAGCCGCGCTGCCTGGAGCAGCTGCCGCCGAACGTGGAGGTCGGCCCGGGCCGTGCCGCGAGATGCGTGCTGGCGGAGGCTGCGACGGCGACGTAG
- a CDS encoding ABC transporter substrate-binding protein, translating into MLIKTTARAALIAALAVTTAAAWPRAASAETVLRIGMTAADIPRTLGQPDQGFEGNRFTGVTMYDALTGWDLSSADKPSVVIPGLATEWKVDESDKTKWTFKLRPGVTFHDGTPFNADAVVWNVDKVLKQDAPQFDPSQVGVTASRMPTLASAKKIDDMTVELTTKEPDSFLPINLTNLFMASPAKWQHFYDKAEGADAKAKSQAAWAAFAKDAAGTGPWKMAGFTPRERLELVKNADYWDKARVPKIDKMVLLPMPEANARTAALLSGQVDWVEAPAPDALPELKQRGFKLYANEQPHVWPWQFSRVEGSPWNDIRVRKAANLCVDREGLKDGLLAGLMVPATGTFEPGHPWRGKPTFEIKYDKPAAQKLMQEAGFGPNKKLTVKIQTSASGSGQMQPLPMNEYLQQALAECYFDVQLDVIEWNTLFTNWRRGAKDPSANGSNATNVTYAAMDPFFALVRFLQSGMAPPVSNNWGFINNPKFDELVKKARQTFDPVARDAALAELHAASVDDAAFLYVAHDVGPRAMSPKVTGVIQPKSWFIDFSPISIQ; encoded by the coding sequence ATGCTTATCAAGACAACCGCGCGTGCAGCGCTGATCGCTGCACTTGCCGTGACGACTGCGGCCGCATGGCCGCGCGCGGCCAGCGCCGAGACAGTGCTGCGCATCGGCATGACCGCTGCCGATATTCCACGCACGCTTGGTCAGCCTGACCAGGGTTTTGAAGGCAACCGCTTCACCGGCGTCACCATGTATGACGCGCTCACCGGCTGGGACCTGTCGTCCGCCGACAAGCCCAGCGTGGTGATCCCCGGCCTTGCCACCGAGTGGAAGGTCGACGAGTCGGACAAGACCAAATGGACCTTCAAGCTGCGCCCCGGCGTCACCTTCCATGACGGCACTCCGTTCAACGCCGATGCCGTGGTGTGGAACGTCGATAAGGTCCTGAAGCAGGACGCGCCGCAGTTCGATCCGAGCCAGGTCGGCGTCACGGCCTCGCGCATGCCGACGCTGGCGTCCGCGAAGAAGATCGACGACATGACGGTCGAGCTCACCACCAAGGAGCCCGACAGCTTCCTGCCGATCAATCTCACCAATCTCTTCATGGCGAGCCCGGCGAAGTGGCAGCACTTCTATGACAAGGCGGAAGGCGCCGACGCCAAGGCCAAATCGCAGGCCGCCTGGGCCGCCTTTGCCAAGGACGCCGCGGGCACCGGCCCCTGGAAGATGGCGGGCTTCACGCCGCGCGAGCGGCTCGAGCTGGTCAAGAATGCTGACTATTGGGACAAGGCGCGCGTGCCCAAGATCGACAAGATGGTTCTGTTGCCGATGCCCGAGGCCAATGCGCGCACCGCGGCGCTGCTGTCCGGACAGGTCGATTGGGTCGAGGCGCCGGCGCCGGATGCGCTGCCCGAGCTGAAGCAGCGCGGCTTCAAGCTCTATGCCAATGAGCAGCCGCATGTCTGGCCGTGGCAGTTCTCGCGCGTCGAAGGCTCGCCCTGGAACGACATTCGCGTTCGCAAGGCCGCCAATCTCTGCGTTGACCGCGAAGGCCTCAAGGACGGCCTGCTCGCCGGCCTGATGGTGCCCGCGACCGGCACGTTCGAGCCCGGCCATCCCTGGCGCGGCAAGCCGACCTTCGAGATCAAATACGACAAGCCGGCCGCGCAGAAACTGATGCAGGAGGCCGGCTTCGGTCCGAACAAGAAGCTGACGGTGAAGATCCAGACCTCGGCGTCGGGCTCGGGCCAGATGCAGCCGCTGCCGATGAACGAATATCTCCAGCAGGCCCTCGCCGAATGTTATTTCGACGTGCAGCTTGACGTCATCGAGTGGAACACGCTGTTCACCAACTGGCGTCGCGGCGCCAAGGATCCCAGCGCCAACGGCTCGAATGCGACCAACGTCACCTACGCGGCGATGGACCCGTTCTTCGCGCTGGTGCGCTTCCTGCAATCGGGCATGGCCCCGCCGGTCTCGAACAATTGGGGTTTCATCAACAATCCCAAGTTCGACGAGCTGGTGAAGAAGGCGCGGCAGACCTTCGATCCCGTCGCGCGCGATGCCGCGCTCGCCGAGCTGCACGCAGCCTCCGTCGACGACGCAGCCTTCCTCTACGTCGCCCACGACGTCGGCCCGCGCGCCATGAGCCCGAAGGTGACCGGCGTGATCCAGCCGAAGAGCTGGTTCATCGACTTCTCGCCGATCTCGATTCAGTAG
- a CDS encoding amidase: MSTEPALMTLTEVARAIAMKQISSHEVTRALLHRIAQWQPHLNAFMSIESEAALKAADTADAELAKGEVRGPLHGVPLAHKDMYYDAGKVATCGSLIRHDFVPTVTSTALQRLKDAGQVRLGTLHLAEFAYGPTGHNAHYGPVRNPWNVAHITGGSSSGSGSAVAARLTYAALGSDTGGSIRMPAHFCGVTGLKTTVGRVSRAGAMPLSQSLDTVGPLARTAEDCALLLALMAGPDPEDSTASHEPLSDYVAATRGSLKGLKIGVPASFYVDDLDSEVARVLDETIAVLKREGADIVKVELPDQRQLSAASQLVLAAEAAAFHKRWMIERPQDYGAQVLMRLQNGLAVPAITYLEAMRWRGPALAAHNAAAAGVDAIIAPASPVPAPTIEESDVGGGPNAPALLQRLTLFTRPVNFLGLPSLTVPSGFTKAGLPIGMQLIGRSFDEATLLTIGAAFQRVTDYHDRLPKLPS, from the coding sequence ATGAGCACTGAACCTGCCCTGATGACGCTTACCGAGGTCGCGCGTGCGATCGCGATGAAGCAGATCTCCTCGCATGAGGTGACGCGCGCGCTGTTGCACCGCATCGCGCAATGGCAGCCGCATCTCAACGCCTTCATGTCGATCGAGTCGGAGGCCGCGCTGAAGGCAGCCGATACCGCCGATGCCGAGCTTGCCAAGGGCGAGGTGCGAGGCCCGCTGCATGGTGTCCCGCTGGCTCACAAGGACATGTATTACGACGCCGGCAAGGTTGCGACCTGCGGCTCGCTGATCCGCCACGATTTCGTGCCGACCGTCACCTCGACCGCGTTGCAGCGCTTGAAGGACGCCGGACAGGTTCGCCTTGGTACGCTGCACCTTGCAGAGTTCGCCTACGGCCCGACTGGCCACAACGCCCATTACGGCCCGGTGCGCAATCCCTGGAACGTCGCGCATATCACCGGCGGGTCCTCCTCGGGCTCGGGCTCGGCGGTCGCCGCGCGGCTGACCTATGCGGCGCTCGGCTCGGATACCGGCGGCTCGATCCGCATGCCCGCGCATTTCTGCGGCGTCACGGGGCTGAAGACCACGGTCGGCCGCGTCAGCCGCGCCGGCGCGATGCCGCTGTCGCAATCGCTCGACACGGTCGGCCCGCTTGCGCGCACCGCGGAAGATTGCGCGCTGCTGCTGGCGCTGATGGCTGGCCCCGACCCCGAGGATTCGACCGCGAGCCACGAGCCACTGTCGGACTATGTCGCGGCGACCAGGGGCTCGCTGAAGGGCCTCAAGATCGGCGTCCCCGCGTCCTTCTATGTCGATGATCTCGACAGCGAGGTCGCGCGGGTGCTGGACGAGACGATCGCGGTGCTCAAGCGCGAGGGTGCCGACATCGTCAAGGTGGAGCTGCCGGACCAGCGGCAATTGTCCGCGGCAAGCCAGCTCGTGCTCGCGGCGGAAGCCGCCGCTTTCCACAAGCGCTGGATGATCGAGCGGCCGCAGGATTATGGCGCGCAGGTACTGATGCGGCTGCAGAACGGCCTCGCCGTTCCCGCCATCACCTACCTCGAGGCGATGCGCTGGCGTGGCCCGGCACTCGCCGCGCACAATGCGGCGGCCGCTGGCGTCGACGCGATCATCGCGCCGGCCTCGCCTGTCCCGGCGCCGACGATCGAGGAGAGCGATGTCGGCGGCGGACCGAATGCGCCGGCGTTGCTGCAGCGGCTGACGTTGTTCACCCGTCCGGTGAATTTCCTCGGCCTGCCCTCGCTCACCGTGCCCTCGGGCTTCACCAAAGCTGGCCTGCCAATCGGCATGCAGCTGATCGGCCGCTCCTTTGATGAAGCGACCTTGCTCACCATCGGTGCGGCGTTCCAGCGCGTCACGGATTATCACGACCGATTGCCAAAACTGCCGTCATGA